Genomic DNA from Alicyclobacillus fastidiosus:
CCTGGTCGTTGGGCATCGCCCTATTTGTCAGTACGGGGATCATGAAGGCGCTCCGGATAAACGATACGATCATCCACCAGGTGGCGCTTAGCATCTTGTTTGTTCTGTATTTCGAGAACCAGTCCTCTGGTTATGCCCGAGACCGCGTAGTCGACACCCTCATCGGCAGTATCGTCGCGGTCCTTTTCATCATGTTCGTCGTGCCGACCAACGGGAAAGCATCCGGTGGGACCAGCAAGAAGGGCTCTAGCGGGGCGGGCAAAGCGACTTGACCGCTTTCTCGATCTCCTCGTAACTGGTGCATCGGCAGATATTCGATTCCAGCCATTCTTGAACCTCGCGCTCATCAAATGCTAGGCCCCGTTCAACCAACGCGTGCGCGTTCATGATCAAGCCGGGCGTACAGTACCCACATTGAAACGCGTAGCAACTCGCAAACGCGCGTTGGACAGGCGCATCTCGCAACCCCTCGACGGTCGTGATCGACTGGCCTACCCCCTCGATGGCAAGCATGATGCACGACTTGTACGGCTGACCCCCGACCAAGACAGTACAGGCCCCACAATCTCCATTCTCGCACCCAGGCTTAGCCCCAGTCAGTCCTAGTTGCACTCGAAGCACGTCGAGGAGTACGTCAGCTGAGCGAATGTGGACCACCCGCTCCTCTCCATTCACGTGCAAGACGACTTCCCGTTTTGGCACCGCCACCGTCTAACGACCTCCCAACTTTTCCAGGATCTCGAGCAGCGCAGCGTGCAGGACGAACAGCCTGTAGTCCCTCGACGCCTCAAAATCGTCCAGGACTTCCTGCGCCGGAATCAGGCGAATGGCGTTGTCGGCACGCTGTGTCCAGTCGATGTCCTCCCGGTTGAGCTCCGATTCAATTGCACTCGAGCGAAACGGATGCGAACACACGCCGCTAAACGCCGCTCTGATCCCATCGTTCACTCGGACCGCGGTAGCCGTCACGATGGGATATCCGACGCTGCCCATCTTACGTCGCTTGAGGTGGACAAAGGGAGCCTTGCGGGCCTCCTGGTCCGTGACGATCTGCACAACCAAGTCACCGGGACGAAGCGGACTGCTCGGTGCCGCCATGCGTGAGGCGTTTAGCACTGTCTTCCCCGCGGGACCGACGACGCGCAGTTGACTGTCGCACAAGAGCAGTGGCAGAAGGGCTTCGCGATAAATGATTTGCCCGCAGATGTTGCCACCCAACGTGATCTTGTTGCGGGCCGTCCGGTCGGCGATTTCCTGAACGGTGGCTTGCAGAAGTGGGAATTCGCGCCTCAACCACGGATGCTCCACCAACTGGGTCAACGTGGTCGCTGCGCCCAACTCGAGGCCTCCGCGGGTCAGGCGGATCGCACGCGCTTCGGGAATTGGCTTGATGTCGATGACCGCGCCCGGCGCGATCTGATGAAAGCGCGCAAGCGTGATGATCTCGGTGCCGCCAGCGTAATACAGCGGGTTCATCCCGGAGTCCGCCAGGTCTCTGAACTGAGTCACCGCTTCTCGGTACGTATGAGCCGGGACGTAGTCAAAGTCCAGAGGGATCATGAGACATGCCACCTCCTCGCAGCCGCCACAACAGCTCAGACGTCATCGGCATGTGATTGACCGCTCCTCCTGTCGCATTCGACAGCGCGTTCGCGAGCGCCGCAGGCATCCCTATCAACCCGTGCTCCCCCAGCCCGCGCAGCCCCCAGGGTGCTTGGCGGTGGGGCGTCTCCAGGAAGTCAACCTCGTAGGCGGGATGATCCCCATACCGATGAATCGGATACACGCGAAACTGTGGATTGGCGATCACGCCGTCCGTCCGATACACGTAACCTTCGCGGCTCGCCAGGCTCAGCCCCATACTCATACCACCCTTGATTTGCCCCAAGGCGAGCTGGGGGTGGATCACCTTGCCGCAGTCGACGACAGTCACCGCTCGCGTCACTCGATACGTGAAATCCCTCGGATTGTACTCCACTTCCACACCTTGTGCCGCGACTGTCCACTCCGGGCCGGGCACGCCCTGGCCGGTGTCAAAATCGATGGGGATGACGCCCTCAATCGTGTACGTCCCCCGCCCCACGACGTAGGAACCGACGACATGCCCGTCGGGAAACGTGAATCCATGCGAGAGTGCGCCGATTGGAATGGCCCGCTGCGCGTGGCTGCTGACAGCCATTCCGTCGCGGATCTGCACGTCTTCTGGGCGACACCCCATCGCCAAGGCGGCATTTCGTGCGAGTTGTGCCACCGCGTCCTCAGCAGCCCGCACAGCGGCGTTGCCAGCGAGAAGACTGCCGCGGCTGGCGACCGTCTTCCAGTGCTCCGGCTGCTCCGTCGTATTCACCTCGAAGACGACGTCCACGTACGCCGCGCTCATTTGAAACACTTCGGCCACCATCTGCGTAAGTGCCGTCTTCGTCCCCTGCCCTATCTCGACGAGGCCTGTCAGTAAAGTCACGCGTCCGTCTCGATGCACGTAGACGACTGCCCCCGAACTAGCATCCGGCGGCGTGCTCGACGTCTTCCACACCCCCGCGATGCCCTTGGCGACCAAGTTCGATCCGCGCGTCTTAACCACCGGCCCCCGCCAGTCCAAGAGCTCTTGTAACCGCGTGAAACAACCTGGAACATCGCCAATCGAACTGCGAGTCAACCGCGCTTGAGTGGGCGTCGTGTCGCCGGGGAGGATGGCGTTATGCTGGCGTAGCTCGAGTGGATCCAAATCCAGTTTTAACGCTAGCTCGTCGAGTGCGCGCTCGATGACAAACGTCTGTTCGGGATGGCCAAATCCCCGAAATGAGGTCGTCGGAGGGTGGTTTGTGTACATGCAGTACGCGTCGCAATGCAAGTGGTCAACGCGATATGGACCCGTACAATCCTGTGCCGCAGCCAGCGTCACAATAACACCTCGGTCAGAGTACCCCCCGCCGTCAAACCAATACGTGATCTCGGCGGCGACCAGACGTCCGTCTCGCGTCGCACCGAGCTTGATGTTCGCTTCTAAGCCAATGTGTCCGGGAAGCGTCAACATATCCTGCTCGCGGGAACAGCGAAGTTTGACTCTCCGCCCGCCAACCGCCTCTGAGGCCGCGACTGCCAGCGGCTCTATAAACACGCTCGATTTACCACCAAAGCCGCCGCCCACCAACGGCGTCGATACGCGCACATCCGATGCGCGATAGCCAAATGTCGCCTCGATGATCTCTGGCACGGAATATGGCGACTGCGTGGCGGTCATCAAATGAACCTTGCCCCCCGGGAAGATTTCAGCGATGGTGCAGTGCGTCTCCATCGGGGCGTGATGCGCCTGCGGGAACGAAATGTCGCATTCGACGACGGCCGCACACCCGCTCCACATGGCCTGTGGCTCACCCTTGTGAACTCGAATGTACGTGGCGATATTCGATCCCGGTATCGGTCGAACCTGTTCGCCGTAGTGGTATGTACCGAGCTCCGGGTGAATGCGAGGAGCGCTGTCGGAAAACGACTCCCTCGGGGATTGGACGACCGGCAGCGGTTCGCAGTGGATCTCGACGAGCGCGGCGGCCGCCTCCGCCTGGTGAAGTTGCTCTGCCACGACGATGGCGACAGGTTCTCCGGCGTAGCGCACCCGCCCAAAGGCGAGCACCGGCCTGTCTTCGAGCGGAGAGCCGGTCATTCTGCGGCAGTCCTGCCCGGTGACGACCGCTCGCACACCTAGCACGGCCAGCGCTTTGGAGGTATCTACAGAGAGCAGCCGCGCATGGGCATACGGACTGATGACCAGAACGGCGTGCAGCATGTCCGGATGGTGAAAGTCGTCCGTGTAGCGACCAAAGCCGCCAACTTTTTCGGCTGCGTCCTTGCGGGGAATACTTCGGCCAATGGCCTTGGTGTCCGCCATCAAAACACCTCCTGCACGAAGTGAGGCCCGGCACCCGGACTATCACACACAACCCTATGCACTGTGGCGATTGTCCTAGACGTCATCCGACCGCCAGCTTATCGCTGCCCTGCTGTGCGACGCTCCCGTTTCCTGCCACTCGTGCGAATGTGATACAGTGACAGCACGAACAAGGCACACCAGATTTGCCATCTTGGCAGGAACGTTCCATAGTACGGTTAGGACACATAGAAAGAGGGATGTATCGTGGCACAAGTTGGACAGACGAGGTCGCTTCGGCAGGGGCCGCCATTTCGGGCGGATCAAGTAGGGAGTTTACTTCGCCCGGACCGCGTGAAGCTAGCGCGGCAGCAGCGAGCTTCAGGGGCCATCACGGCGGACGAGCTGCGCCGAATCGAAGATGAGGAGATCGGGCGCATCGTTGAAAAGCAGAAGTCGGTCGGCCTTCAAGCCGTGACCGACGGCGAATTGCGGCGAGCGTGGTGGCATTTTGACTTTCTCGAAAACCTTGACGGCGTAAAGGGCTATGAGGCCGAATCGGGCATCCAATTCAATCAAACGAAAACGAAATCACATTCCATTCAGGTCGTCGACAAATTGGACTTCTCCCACCATCCGATGTTGGAAGATTTTCAATTCCTAAAGCGCGTGGCTGGGTCGCACACAGCCAAGATGACGATACCAAGTCCGAGTATGCTTCACTTCCGCGGCGAGATCGACAAGAGCGTGTACCCAAACCAGGAACAGTTCTTCGAAGACTTGGCCGGTACATACAAAAAGGCGATTCGAGCGTTTTACGATGCGGGATGTCGCTACCTTCAACTCGATGACACGTCATGGGCGTATTTCTGCTCGGAAGAACAGCGGGAGCAACTGCGCGCGCGCGGGTTCCAACCGGACGAGCTCATGTCGCGATACAGGGACACCATCAATCGCGCGGTGGCTGATCGACCGGAAGACCTAACCATCACCATGCACATCTGCCGCGGTAATTTCCGCTCGACGTGGATTTCCTCTGGCGGCTATGAACCTGTTGCGGAAATCCTGTTTGACGGGCTGAACATCGATGGGTTCTTTTTAGAGTACGACAGTGATCGAGCTGGGGGATTCGAACCACTCCGCTTCGTCAAGCGAAACGACTTGCAAATCGTACTCGGCCTCATCACCTCGAAGTCAGGTGAGTTGGAGGATGGGGATGAGATCAAACGGCGCATTGACGAAGCATCACGCTATGTCGATCTGAGCCAACTGAATCTGAGTCCACAGTGCGGTTTTGCATCGACGGAGGAAGGCAATCTCTTAACAGAGGAACAACAGTGGGCGAAACTGCACCACGTTGTGGAAATCGCCGAAGAGGTTTGGAAATAGGCAGACTCGAAGAACGTATCACCTTTGGAGAAGGCGCCCTGGCAGCTGCCGGCAACTGTGCCCGGCGGTCCAGCCAGGGCGCGTAAATTCTTACGCGCCCCCACGAATCCCCTCGTATCGAACCGATACTCCACCCGCAACTCGCATTCGACTCACTGCCCTCGTCCCCCGACCCGAAGAACGACCGGAAAAATTTGTAGCAGGTGGTTTTGGCGCGACGTCGAAACTATTTTTTGTCACAAGAGCTGTAATATTCCGGATGAGTGCTACGTCTATTCATGGGGTCATCTTAACGCTATCTATCCATTTGAGAGATAGATAGGCGACCTACGATGGCTCGCCAATTCAACGGGAGACCGGAGGTACGACATGAAAGCTCAGCATGTGGTCGTAGGAATGACGTTGTCGGCAATGGTAGCTGTCTCCATCCCTGCCGTTTCCTATGCGCAAACGACGGAAGAGAGCATTCAGGCGGGTTCGACCGGAAGCGCGGTCGTTTTGCTGCAGAATGACTTGAATGCCCTTGGCTTCACCGTCGGGCAAGCGGATGGGCAGTTTGGGGTCAAGACCACGACGGAAGTGGAAGCGTTTCAGAAAGCGCACAAGCTCACCGCAGATGGCGTCGTGGGCCCTGCGACGTGGAAGGCGATCGACTCGGCGGTTGCGCCGATGGTCACGAAACCTGTCGCGCTCAGTGCGTCGAGCAAAGCGGCCAAGTCTATCGAGATTAAGCACATTTACTACAACAACAAGTTGATTACGTCCCCCTATGGATTTACATACGACAGCACGGACTACATGCCCATTTGGTACGTGATGAACACGCTCGACAAGGAAGGGTTCACGCACACTTGGTCAGGGAACGTCTGGAATATCATCGTTCCGAATGCAACCAGTCAGTCTATCAACTATAGCAATATTCACTATGGTAAAGGCAGTATGGCCATTGCCATCAATGGGACGGTCGTGGCACGCGTGATCGGGGTCACGCATGTCGATCCAGCGTCGAAATCGACGACTACCTTCATGCCGATTTACTACGTGGAAAAGGCACTCGACCGCGTCGGTATCACGTCCACGTGGAACGGGACCACGTGGAAGATGACCAGCAGTGGATCACAAGGGGGTGGGACAAGCACCAGCGTGCCGTATGGAAACGTCGACTTGCGCTTCCCCGCCCCTAGTAGCATCACCGCGTCCAGCATCGACTCGTATTTTGCGAAGAGTGCGTATCAAGGCTCGGTTGGATCGCCGCTGACTGGACTCGGCGCGTCGTTCATCGACGCGCAAAAGACGTATGGCGTCGATGCGACCTATCTGGTTGCGCACGCGCTGTTCGAAAGCGCCTATGGGCTGAGCTCCATCGCGCAGCAGGACAACAATCTATTCGGATATGGCGCGTTCACTGACAACCCGGGTCAAGACGCCGGGGTGTTCCCGAGTGACGACTACGCCATCCGCTTCCAGGCGTGGGAAGTGAGAAACAACTACCTCAATCCAGGAAGCAGCAATTACGGAGGCGAACCCACACTCACCGGTATGAATGTGAACTACGCTTCAGATCAGAACTGGGCCAGTGGCGTCGGATCGCTCATGGGCCAAATTTCAGCCTCGGTCGGATTAAACTCGTCAAACTACCAGTCGTACTCCGCGAGCAACGCCGCGCCGGCCCCCTCGAGCACGAGCGAACCAGTCTACTACCTCAACGGGGCGACAGCTACAACCATGGCAAACACCGATTACAGCGGTCTACCGTACTACGCAAGCGTCACCGCCGGTCAGAACGACATGTTCTTTGGCCCGCTCGAAAACGGCAGCTTCGGCCAGTCTGTCAGCGAGTTGCAGAAGTACTTGAACTCGACGATGAATGCGGGATTGACAGTGGACGGACAGTTCGGGACGTCGACGGAAACCGCCGTGAAGGCATTCGAGGCCGCGAAGGGGTTGCCTCAAGATGGCATTTGGAGTTTCTCGATGTGGCAGACGTATATCGATCCGCTGTCGAATACGCCGACCTTGCCAGCTGGCCAGTCGGTGAATGTCGATGAGATCGCACAAGGCATGGCTGGTGGATATGTGGTCCCATGGTATCACATTGCAAATGTCGGCTGGGTGGATTCGCAGTACGTCCAGTTGACCAATGTATACCGGGTCATTGCGGCCAATCCGCTAAGTGCCAATACGAGTATTTCGGTCTATAGCGACACTTCCGGCACGCAAAGCATCGCAACGCTGCATAGCGGGGATTTCGTAGTCGCCAGCTCGCCCACTGCGACGAACGGGATGTACGAAATACAATTCGCTGCAGAAACTGCGGCAACAAGCGGCGGTAAGACGCCTGGAACGCTGATGACTGGGTATGTATCGGCGCAGCGCGCGAGTTTGTCGGCACAGTCGTAACGTCACTTCTATCGAATTGACACGACACCCGTAAATTGCATAAAACAGGGTGGCGTTCATACGCTGCCCTTTCCTTGTCTTAATCGTGACAGCACCCGCAAGCGTCTTCTTGCCCGAGAGCCCCTTGAACAGCTTCCCAGCCTTCTTTGACCACGTAGTAAATGAGTCCAAGTGCTGCGATAGCGTCAATCCACCACCAACCGAGAAGTGCAGTCAGAACGACACCCGCTAAAACAATCCATGCCATGTACGCACAAACGATACTGCACGATCCGTCCGACCGCAGTGCCTTGCTGCCGATTTCAGAACCAATCCGTTTTTTAGCCCGGGATAGATACGGCATGATGATGCCTGAAGCCATCGCTAATCCGATTCCCAACAAGCTTGTTTCCGCTCCTTGGTGGGTGACAAGCTTCACGATGGACGCTACTGCGATATACACAGCAAGGGCGAGTAAAGCGATACCGACTACCCAGGACGACGCTTTCTCCGCCTTTTTGACGCGAGCAAGACTCGCTCCTTGTACTTCGATGATCAATCGCCAGAGCAAAACGCCACCTGCGACGAGTTCGATCACGCTATCCGCTCCAAACGCAACCAATGACAATGAATGTGCAATGATGCCTGAACCAATGGCAATCGCCGCTTCAATCACCATCCAAATGATCGATACGATTTCAATGTTCACGCCCTTCTTCACCGACGCTTCATGTGTCCCTGTCGCCATCTTATTCACTGCTTTCCTGTGTGGGTAATGGAATCAAGTACCATCCGCAACAAACCGATGAAGTTTACATCGTCGCACCTGTAAACATCGTGTTTTCCGTCCCGTCTAAACTTCATGATCCCAAGTACTTGTAAATATACTCATGATATACGCAATCGAAGAAATCAGTATCCAATGTCGATACAAATGTTTGATCAATGTCGTCATATCAAAAAATGACGTGCTAATTGGGCGTCAATTAGCACGTCATCTTGTGTGTCATTGCATAATTTCTAATCCAAAAACGGAACCCGTTCCCGATCGTCTGGGCCTCTTGTTCTTCCTAGACAACGTTCATCGATCCGTGGTCGATTACTGCCCAGACGCGTACTGCTGAATCGGCTGCCAGACCTGGCTGTCTTCGAGGCCAATGCGCCATAGCGCAATGCCCCGCAGGTTATCGGCCTTGGCTATCTCGAGTTTATCCGTGATACTCTGTGCGTTCTCGTAGTACACCGTATGTTGTACACCGCTGGCCGTGTACGTGAAATAAGGCTCTTCGTCTGTGGCGTCCCACATCGGCGTGATAGAGTTCGAAGAGAGCAACTGGTCGACCTGGTTGAGTGTCAGTGCTGTCGTCTTGCCATTTGCCCAATCGTATCCGTAAACGGGAATGCCGAGTAACACCTTATTGGACGGTATCTGACTCGTCGCGTAGGACATCACTTGTTTGACCCACGACACGGGGGCGATTGGACCCGCAGGGCCGCCTGGGTACGAATAATCGTACGCCATGACCATCACTTCATCGCTGTTCTGGCCGATCACAGCGTAGTTGTATGCACTGTTGGCGTTGGTGACGGCTGGTACGTCCACACTCAATTTCTTTCCGCTTGCGTGCAGCGCTTGTTGAAGACTTGTGAGGAATTGTGAAAAACCTGTGCGACTTGAGGTAGGTAGCATTTCAAAATCGATATTGATGCCCGCAAACGGCGTGCCACTCACGAGATTGACCAAGTTGTTAATCAGTTTGCTTTTGTCGGCGGCATTGCCGAAGATCTGCGTGGCCATAGCACCGTCAAAATCCCCTGTATCCACGTTCATATTGGTTACCGTGACGTATGCTGAGAGGGCTTGGTCTTGCGCGTAGCTACCAGCCTGCGTATTCAGGGAACCTGTGAGTCCTCCGGTGGCAGTGATGGAATGGGTAAAGGTACTAAACTCTGTAACTGCTGAATGGGCTTCCAAATCTACTAGAGAATCTGTACTACCTCCATAGTTTGTGACAAACCCAAACACGATCGGGTTTGTTGAGGGAGACCTCACTGCCCAGGTCTGGCCGTTCCAGGAAGCCGTGATGCCAGCCGCGTCGAACAATTGATCGACATAGAAGATAGGCATATACACCGTTGGCTGTGCGCCGGCCCCAGCAGCCGGATCCTTCCTGACATACGTATTGATTTTCTTCACAAGTTTGCCATTAATGACGATACTCGCTTGACCGGAGCCTACTGGAACCGATGAAAAATCGCCGTTCATAGACGTAGTCAGCGTCCACGTGTGCGTCGTCCCATTCCACGACTGTGTAAATCCAGCCGCTTCTAACGCCTTCCCCACATACCAAATCGGCATATAGGTGGTCTGACCGCTTCCATCAGAGGCCACAAAGCTGTACGGGTGCGACAAAACGGCGCCATTTACGGTGATCGTCTTTTGTGTAGAAGAATTCGCAGTAACTTCAGGCGTAAGGACCACCGAAGACAACAAGGATGCTAATAGAGTGGCAGTAGTGAAACGTTTCAAGTACGCGAATCCTCCCCGATTCTCTTTCAATTCTTGATTCTACTGGAATCGGGTTCAGAAAGGTTCCGCCAATTACTGGGGGCGACTTGATCAGCTTCCGGAGCCGCAAGCGAACATCGCCAGTCCTTTTCTCCGCGGTGGCATGGGCGGTATGATACGGACTAGGTACAAATGCGACAACGTAATGGCCTACAACAGGGATCTCCGCGATGCACTTCCACACGCACTCGCATTCATCGGGTCGATCATAAGATACATAGCAACACAGAGAAGGGGTGTTCGAGCGTTGAGCGAGCGTTCGCATACGAAGACAGACATTGCCGTTCGTGAGATTCGCACGCGAATTCTCACCGGAGTGTACCAAAGCGGGACGAGACTGCGTCAAAACGAGCTCGTCAAAAACCTGGGGCTCGGCGTCACACCCGTGCGCGAGGCACTGATGCAGTTGATCAGCGAGGGGCTCCTCGTCCGGAAACCGTATGCGGGCGTGGTCGTCTCCCATGTCACCTCGACGTCCGTAGCGGAAATGTATGCGGTCCGAAAAGTACTGGAGAAATTTGCGACGGAAACCGCATGCGCCCACCTCTCAGAAGGGGATATGGATAGGCTGTCAAATCTGATGAACGACATGAAAAAGGCGCACGAAGCGAATGACGACAGACTCTATCAGACGGCCAACCACGCCTTTCACATGACGATCTACGCTGCGTCGCAAAATCAGCGCTTGACCGAACTCATCGAATCTCAATGGCGGACGTTTCCGCGTGGTGTATTTGGTTTTTCCAGGGAGCGTCGAGAGAGCTCGTCCCAAGAACACGGTCTGATTTTCGACGCCTTACGCAAGCGGGACCATTTGACGGCAGGTGCACTGATGGTGGCTCACATCACCAATTACGAAAGTCATGTACAGGAACTGCTAGGTCACCAGCAAAAGTGATGGCCTGACATATCCCTGCCCGACCGTGCAATCACACTTTGATATATAATACCCTTTCCCAACGCCCCAAATAACCGAAATCATAAAATCAAACTCACCAGATTATATATATTCCATCCTCAACTGACCGTCATCTCTGTTGAGCAGACCAGCTAGAAAGCGCTGCCAAAACGACTTTCGAGAATTGGGTCTGCCCTAAATCGGCGGTTCGACACGCGAAAGGAGGCAACTGGGTTGAAGCCAACAAGGGTCCGCTGGGGCGTGATCA
This window encodes:
- a CDS encoding (2Fe-2S)-binding protein, whose amino-acid sequence is MPKREVVLHVNGEERVVHIRSADVLLDVLRVQLGLTGAKPGCENGDCGACTVLVGGQPYKSCIMLAIEGVGQSITTVEGLRDAPVQRAFASCYAFQCGYCTPGLIMNAHALVERGLAFDEREVQEWLESNICRCTSYEEIEKAVKSLCPPR
- a CDS encoding FAD binding domain-containing protein codes for the protein MIPLDFDYVPAHTYREAVTQFRDLADSGMNPLYYAGGTEIITLARFHQIAPGAVIDIKPIPEARAIRLTRGGLELGAATTLTQLVEHPWLRREFPLLQATVQEIADRTARNKITLGGNICGQIIYREALLPLLLCDSQLRVVGPAGKTVLNASRMAAPSSPLRPGDLVVQIVTDQEARKAPFVHLKRRKMGSVGYPIVTATAVRVNDGIRAAFSGVCSHPFRSSAIESELNREDIDWTQRADNAIRLIPAQEVLDDFEASRDYRLFVLHAALLEILEKLGGR
- a CDS encoding xanthine dehydrogenase family protein molybdopterin-binding subunit codes for the protein MADTKAIGRSIPRKDAAEKVGGFGRYTDDFHHPDMLHAVLVISPYAHARLLSVDTSKALAVLGVRAVVTGQDCRRMTGSPLEDRPVLAFGRVRYAGEPVAIVVAEQLHQAEAAAALVEIHCEPLPVVQSPRESFSDSAPRIHPELGTYHYGEQVRPIPGSNIATYIRVHKGEPQAMWSGCAAVVECDISFPQAHHAPMETHCTIAEIFPGGKVHLMTATQSPYSVPEIIEATFGYRASDVRVSTPLVGGGFGGKSSVFIEPLAVAASEAVGGRRVKLRCSREQDMLTLPGHIGLEANIKLGATRDGRLVAAEITYWFDGGGYSDRGVIVTLAAAQDCTGPYRVDHLHCDAYCMYTNHPPTTSFRGFGHPEQTFVIERALDELALKLDLDPLELRQHNAILPGDTTPTQARLTRSSIGDVPGCFTRLQELLDWRGPVVKTRGSNLVAKGIAGVWKTSSTPPDASSGAVVYVHRDGRVTLLTGLVEIGQGTKTALTQMVAEVFQMSAAYVDVVFEVNTTEQPEHWKTVASRGSLLAGNAAVRAAEDAVAQLARNAALAMGCRPEDVQIRDGMAVSSHAQRAIPIGALSHGFTFPDGHVVGSYVVGRGTYTIEGVIPIDFDTGQGVPGPEWTVAAQGVEVEYNPRDFTYRVTRAVTVVDCGKVIHPQLALGQIKGGMSMGLSLASREGYVYRTDGVIANPQFRVYPIHRYGDHPAYEVDFLETPHRQAPWGLRGLGEHGLIGMPAALANALSNATGGAVNHMPMTSELLWRLRGGGMSHDPSGL
- a CDS encoding 5-methyltetrahydropteroyltriglutamate--homocysteine S-methyltransferase, whose protein sequence is MAQVGQTRSLRQGPPFRADQVGSLLRPDRVKLARQQRASGAITADELRRIEDEEIGRIVEKQKSVGLQAVTDGELRRAWWHFDFLENLDGVKGYEAESGIQFNQTKTKSHSIQVVDKLDFSHHPMLEDFQFLKRVAGSHTAKMTIPSPSMLHFRGEIDKSVYPNQEQFFEDLAGTYKKAIRAFYDAGCRYLQLDDTSWAYFCSEEQREQLRARGFQPDELMSRYRDTINRAVADRPEDLTITMHICRGNFRSTWISSGGYEPVAEILFDGLNIDGFFLEYDSDRAGGFEPLRFVKRNDLQIVLGLITSKSGELEDGDEIKRRIDEASRYVDLSQLNLSPQCGFASTEEGNLLTEEQQWAKLHHVVEIAEEVWK
- a CDS encoding peptidoglycan-binding protein, with product MKAQHVVVGMTLSAMVAVSIPAVSYAQTTEESIQAGSTGSAVVLLQNDLNALGFTVGQADGQFGVKTTTEVEAFQKAHKLTADGVVGPATWKAIDSAVAPMVTKPVALSASSKAAKSIEIKHIYYNNKLITSPYGFTYDSTDYMPIWYVMNTLDKEGFTHTWSGNVWNIIVPNATSQSINYSNIHYGKGSMAIAINGTVVARVIGVTHVDPASKSTTTFMPIYYVEKALDRVGITSTWNGTTWKMTSSGSQGGGTSTSVPYGNVDLRFPAPSSITASSIDSYFAKSAYQGSVGSPLTGLGASFIDAQKTYGVDATYLVAHALFESAYGLSSIAQQDNNLFGYGAFTDNPGQDAGVFPSDDYAIRFQAWEVRNNYLNPGSSNYGGEPTLTGMNVNYASDQNWASGVGSLMGQISASVGLNSSNYQSYSASNAAPAPSSTSEPVYYLNGATATTMANTDYSGLPYYASVTAGQNDMFFGPLENGSFGQSVSELQKYLNSTMNAGLTVDGQFGTSTETAVKAFEAAKGLPQDGIWSFSMWQTYIDPLSNTPTLPAGQSVNVDEIAQGMAGGYVVPWYHIANVGWVDSQYVQLTNVYRVIAANPLSANTSISVYSDTSGTQSIATLHSGDFVVASSPTATNGMYEIQFAAETAATSGGKTPGTLMTGYVSAQRASLSAQS
- a CDS encoding cation transporter produces the protein MATGTHEASVKKGVNIEIVSIIWMVIEAAIAIGSGIIAHSLSLVAFGADSVIELVAGGVLLWRLIIEVQGASLARVKKAEKASSWVVGIALLALAVYIAVASIVKLVTHQGAETSLLGIGLAMASGIIMPYLSRAKKRIGSEIGSKALRSDGSCSIVCAYMAWIVLAGVVLTALLGWWWIDAIAALGLIYYVVKEGWEAVQGALGQEDACGCCHD
- a CDS encoding glycosyl hydrolase family 18 protein; the protein is MKRFTTATLLASLLSSVVLTPEVTANSSTQKTITVNGAVLSHPYSFVASDGSGQTTYMPIWYVGKALEAAGFTQSWNGTTHTWTLTTSMNGDFSSVPVGSGQASIVINGKLVKKINTYVRKDPAAGAGAQPTVYMPIFYVDQLFDAAGITASWNGQTWAVRSPSTNPIVFGFVTNYGGSTDSLVDLEAHSAVTEFSTFTHSITATGGLTGSLNTQAGSYAQDQALSAYVTVTNMNVDTGDFDGAMATQIFGNAADKSKLINNLVNLVSGTPFAGINIDFEMLPTSSRTGFSQFLTSLQQALHASGKKLSVDVPAVTNANSAYNYAVIGQNSDEVMVMAYDYSYPGGPAGPIAPVSWVKQVMSYATSQIPSNKVLLGIPVYGYDWANGKTTALTLNQVDQLLSSNSITPMWDATDEEPYFTYTASGVQHTVYYENAQSITDKLEIAKADNLRGIALWRIGLEDSQVWQPIQQYASGQ
- a CDS encoding GntR family transcriptional regulator — encoded protein: MSERSHTKTDIAVREIRTRILTGVYQSGTRLRQNELVKNLGLGVTPVREALMQLISEGLLVRKPYAGVVVSHVTSTSVAEMYAVRKVLEKFATETACAHLSEGDMDRLSNLMNDMKKAHEANDDRLYQTANHAFHMTIYAASQNQRLTELIESQWRTFPRGVFGFSRERRESSSQEHGLIFDALRKRDHLTAGALMVAHITNYESHVQELLGHQQK